The DNA window GAGAATAGGCTTGCTACAGAAGAGTTAATTCAAAAGAGCATTGATTTTGTAAATGATCATAATGGCTGGACGGATCGTTATCGTTTTTTTAGTTGGGATAAATTCCAGCATCGAACACTATTTAGACTTTACGTGAAAAATATCCCTGTCTTTAACGCAAATGATCTTGCTGAAATTGAGCAGATTTGGGGAAAGAACGAAGTTTCGAGATATGAAAGGCCATTGCTAACATTACAATTGCCTGTAGAAATTGCTGATGTAGCTTTACCATCTGGAGATGAAGTGGTTCGAACGATTAAGGCAAAACAGAACATTGCGTTTGAGATGGTCCAAGATATTTCCATTGGCTATGAGTTAAAGGAAGACCCATCATCCCCTAAAATTATCTTACTTGATCCTGTATGGACCTATTTGTATGAAGGTGATTGGAAAATACTTGATTTTAATCATAATGACGAGTTAGGGGGTAATGGAAGTGGATTGGAGTAAAACAAAAACCATTTTTATTATTACCTTTTTGGTCTTAGATTTATTTTTAATTTATCAATTTATAGAAAAAAGAAATTTGAGCCAATTAGATTTAATTAGAGAGGCATCAATTGAAGAACAGTTGGAGACAGAGGAAATTACGTATCCACAGCTACCTAGGCTAGCTGATGAAGCTGATTATATCATCTATGGACAGGAAAAAGCATTTACATTAGAAGAGGTAGACGGCCTGAAAAATCAACAGATTAATCTCGATAATCCTACGAAACTATTTTCAACTTTTATTGTGCCTATTAAATTTACAGAAGAAAATATTGATACCAAAATTGTACAGTTCATAAAAGATAATATAGCTTATGGTTCTTCCTATCTATATTGGAAGTATGACAAAGATTCGAAGACGATTATTCTATTTCAGCATTATAAAAATAATACCTTCTTTAATATTCCTAATAATTCTAGTGGACAAGTCTTACTTCAGTTAAATGAGAATAATGAAATTATCTCTTACAGTCAAACTCTATTAACAGATATTGAAGAATACAAACGAGAAGAAATGCTAACTTCAATTCAAGCCATTGAGTATCTATATAAGAGTGATTATCTAAAATCAGGTAGTGAGGTAACAAGAATAGAATTCGGCTACTATCCACTCGTTACATTATCAAAATCCCAAGTGTTAACGCCAACTTGGCATATTATTGTTGATGATCGAATGGACTATTATGTAAATGCAATAGAGGGGCAAATTATTGAAATACAGGAGTGAACAACAATGAGCTTGCACTTTAGTGTGCTTGCAAGTGGAAGCACAGGCAATGCATTTTATATAGGTACAGAAAAGCATTCATTACTTGTAGATGCTGGTTTAAGCGGAAAACAAATGGAATTGCTGTTTAAAAACGTAAATCGTGAAATTAAGAATTTATCAGGAATTTTAGTTACTCATGAGCATAGTGATCATATTAAGGGATTAGGTGTACTTGCAAGGAAATATAAGTTGCCAGTTTATGCAAATGAAAAAACATGGGCAGCTATGGAGAGCAATATTGGAGAAATTCCTACCGATCAAAAGTTTGTATTTACTATGGGTTCAGTCGAAAGCTTCGGAAATTTAGATGTTGAATCTTTTGGCGTATCGCATGATGCTGCTGAGCCCATGTTTTACGCATTCCATCATGAAGGCAGGAAGGTTGTGCTCCTGACTGATACTGGATATGTAAGTGATCGAATGAAGGGTGTCACTAAAGGTGCCGATGCTTATGTAATTGAAAGTAATCATGATGTAGAGATGTTAAGAATGTGTCATTATCCATGGAATATTAAACGTAGAATCTTAGGTGATTTTGGACATGTTTCTAATGAGGATTCTGCACTCGCTTTAACAGATATGATAGGTGACAACACAAAACGTATATATCTAGCACATCTAAGTCAAGACAATAATATGAAAGACTTGGCAAGAATGGCGGTAAAACAAACACTAGAAAGTAAAGGTTTTGAAGTTGGCGATCAATTTGATTTATACGATACAGACCCTAAAGTCCCAACAAAACTTGCATACGTTTAAGAGGATAATTTTTAAAGATTATCCTCTTTTTTTTAAGCTAATTTTAAGAAAGAATGGTTATAATCCTTGATAGATACTAAAACAGCACAAGGAACAAAGCAGGCAAGGTTGAAGATTAAAAGGTATGGGTATAGAAAGAGTAATCAAAAATTAGGTATATCGCTAGGTTCTTGTGCATGTTAGATAAAAATCAGTCGTTTATTCATGAAAGGATTGGTGACAGTATGGGGTATTATGATCAGGACTATGAATATGTAAATGGCAGGAAGCAAAAGGGAAGTCGCGGTGGATGGTTTTTGTCTGCATTGGTTGGCGCAATAGTGGGGGCAATCCTAATTATTGTATTAATCCCTACTCTAACAAAATACAATATCCTCCCTTATGATTTAGAAAGTGCACAGGAGAGTCCACAAGATGAAACCACAACTTCAGCTCCAAACCCAGAGTTTCAAGAAACAGTGTCTGTTAGTGTTGTGACAGAAGTAACAGATGCTGTAGATAAGGTGTCTGAAGCTGTTGTTGGTGTAATTAATCTACAACAAGCGGGTTTTTGGACGCAGCAAGGTTCACAAGAGGCCGGTACTGGATCCGGAGTAGTATATAAGAAAGTTGGCGATAAGGCATATGTTGTAACAAATCATCATGTTATTGACAGAGCTAGTCAATTAGAAGTTAGCCTAAGTGATGGGACTCGAGTGGCTGCGACGTTGATAGGAAGTGATCCTTTAACAGACTTAGCAGTACTAGAGATTGATGGTAGTCATGTAACGAAAGTAGCTGAGTTTGGAGATTCAGATACCGTTAGAGCTGGTGAACCTGTATTAGCAATTGGAAATCCGTTAGGCCTTCGATTTTCAGGTTCAGTTACCCAAGGAATTATATCTGGCACGAAGCGCTCCATTCCAGTTGATCTAGATGGAGATCGAATTCCTGATTGGAATGCAGAAGTTCTACAGACAGACGCGGCTATTAACCCTGGAAATAGTGGTGGAGCATTGGTTAACATTCAAGGCCAGATCATTGGGATTAACTCAATGAAGATTGCTCAGCATACAGTTGAGGGAATTGGACTATCGATCCCTACAAATATTGTTCGACCTATTATCGAGGATTTAGAGAAATATGGTGAAGTTCTTCGCCCATATATGGGTGTAGGTTTGCGATCTATCGGTGAAATATCAAATTATCATAAACAAGAAACATTACATCTCCCAGTAGAAGTAAAAGAGGGAATTGCAATTGTTGAAGTGGTTCCTAATTCACCGGCTGCCCAAGCGGGAATCAAATTATATGATGTCATTGTTGAATTAGATGGCAAAAAAGTAACGGATGTACTCGAACTCAGGCAGCATTTATATAACAAATCTATTGGTGATACAATGGAAGTGAAATTATACCGTAATGGAGAAATTAAAACAGTGAATATGAAATTAGTAAATGAATCTTTATAGATAAAGTAAGCGCAGTGGAGATAAATTTCCACTGTTTTTTTGTGGGGTTGTGGATAAGATAAATAGTTGTTTGAAATTGTCGTATTATGACGGTATGATGAGGAGGATACTAAAAACAAAAAAACTTTTCCACAGGTAGATAAAAATGGAGGGAATACAACATGAAGTGCTGTCAAGACCATATAGAGCTTGCATTAGATATGTATGTAGATGAATATGAATTGCCACCAGAAATGAGGTTGTTAACAGAAAATGAGATGTTATCCACAACGTGTGAATTTTGTCAAAACAAGGCAATATATGTTGTAGGGAACTAATATTCGCATACAAGATATGGTGAAGATTGTGGATATGTTGATAAGTTTTGTGGATAAGATGTTTGTAAAGCGAGGAAATGTATGTGAATATCTCAATATTAACAATTGGAAAACTTAAAGAAAAATATCTACTGCAAGGCATTAATGAGTATTTAAAGAGATTAACTGCCTATGCTAAGGTAGAAATCATTGAAATGCCAGATGAAAAAGCCCCTGAAAATTTAAGTGATACAGAAATGGAGCAGGTTAAGCAAAAAGAAGGAGAGCGTATTTTAAGCAAGATATCAGAAGACACCCATGTGATTGCCCTTGCAATCAATGGAAAAATGAAGTCATCTGAACAGCTAGCTGAAGACCTAGACAAACTTGCTACCTATGGAAAAAGCAAAATTGCCTTCGTCATAGGAGGCTCACTTGGTTTGAGTAATGAAGTTATGAAACGTGCTAATGACACTTTATCCTTTTCTAAAATGACATTTCCTCATCAGTTGATGAGACTGATCTTGCTTGAGCAGGTGTACCGGGCCTTTCGAATTAACCGGAATGAACCGTACCATAAGTAAATGAGGTTTTTTTATAGAGAATTAATAATAGAGTTTAAACAGAAGGGTGAATAAAAATTGGAGAGGGAGAGATTTTTATCTACATATGGTATGTATCCGGAAAAAATGGAAGAATACCTCATAAAAAATAAGGTTTCAAGAACTAAGTTTGCAACACAGAGTAAATTATCAAGAACAACTGTATTACGACATTTCAAAAAGTTTAACATAAAGGGTTATGTAATACCTAAAAAGACCTATAGGGATTATATCTGTTCTCAATGTGGAGAACACTTTAACAGATATGTTCCTCCTATTCAGGTAAAAGTTAAGGAAAAGGTAACATACTGTAGCCCAGTATGTTATCATGACAGCCTTAGAAAAGCCAATGATGGTTCTTTATTTAGACTTGACTTAGATAGTTATAAATTT is part of the Cytobacillus luteolus genome and encodes:
- a CDS encoding MBL fold metallo-hydrolase; protein product: MSLHFSVLASGSTGNAFYIGTEKHSLLVDAGLSGKQMELLFKNVNREIKNLSGILVTHEHSDHIKGLGVLARKYKLPVYANEKTWAAMESNIGEIPTDQKFVFTMGSVESFGNLDVESFGVSHDAAEPMFYAFHHEGRKVVLLTDTGYVSDRMKGVTKGADAYVIESNHDVEMLRMCHYPWNIKRRILGDFGHVSNEDSALALTDMIGDNTKRIYLAHLSQDNNMKDLARMAVKQTLESKGFEVGDQFDLYDTDPKVPTKLAYV
- a CDS encoding two-component system regulatory protein YycI yields the protein MDWSKTKTIFIITFLVLDLFLIYQFIEKRNLSQLDLIREASIEEQLETEEITYPQLPRLADEADYIIYGQEKAFTLEEVDGLKNQQINLDNPTKLFSTFIVPIKFTEENIDTKIVQFIKDNIAYGSSYLYWKYDKDSKTIILFQHYKNNTFFNIPNNSSGQVLLQLNENNEIISYSQTLLTDIEEYKREEMLTSIQAIEYLYKSDYLKSGSEVTRIEFGYYPLVTLSKSQVLTPTWHIIVDDRMDYYVNAIEGQIIEIQE
- a CDS encoding S1C family serine protease; translation: MGYYDQDYEYVNGRKQKGSRGGWFLSALVGAIVGAILIIVLIPTLTKYNILPYDLESAQESPQDETTTSAPNPEFQETVSVSVVTEVTDAVDKVSEAVVGVINLQQAGFWTQQGSQEAGTGSGVVYKKVGDKAYVVTNHHVIDRASQLEVSLSDGTRVAATLIGSDPLTDLAVLEIDGSHVTKVAEFGDSDTVRAGEPVLAIGNPLGLRFSGSVTQGIISGTKRSIPVDLDGDRIPDWNAEVLQTDAAINPGNSGGALVNIQGQIIGINSMKIAQHTVEGIGLSIPTNIVRPIIEDLEKYGEVLRPYMGVGLRSIGEISNYHKQETLHLPVEVKEGIAIVEVVPNSPAAQAGIKLYDVIVELDGKKVTDVLELRQHLYNKSIGDTMEVKLYRNGEIKTVNMKLVNESL
- the rlmH gene encoding 23S rRNA (pseudouridine(1915)-N(3))-methyltransferase RlmH, with amino-acid sequence MNISILTIGKLKEKYLLQGINEYLKRLTAYAKVEIIEMPDEKAPENLSDTEMEQVKQKEGERILSKISEDTHVIALAINGKMKSSEQLAEDLDKLATYGKSKIAFVIGGSLGLSNEVMKRANDTLSFSKMTFPHQLMRLILLEQVYRAFRINRNEPYHK
- a CDS encoding CxxH/CxxC protein, which codes for MKCCQDHIELALDMYVDEYELPPEMRLLTENEMLSTTCEFCQNKAIYVVGN